The window CATTTCAACTCCATTTCACATTTGTATGAAGTTTATCCTGTTTCCAAGACTGATAAATTCATCTTATCTGGGGAGCTGCAGGGCTGGTAGGGAGGTGCCCCGGTCTCCTCACCCCAACCCACGCTCATGGAAGGATTGTGAGCAGTAACCATCTGCCTTGAAGTTAGCATCACTAAAGAGGGTTGACAGGAAAGGGTGAGCCTGGAAGCAGGGAGGTCAGGGAGGGGCTGGCTGAGGAGGCCCAGACTAGGAAGTGGCCCCGAGGAGGCTCACACGGAGCCCTCGAGCAGGGCCCAAACCATGAAAGGTGATTCAGGAGGCGCAGAAGAAAGTGGGGATTAGGGCGGACTTGTCAATAGCCCAGAAAGTAGTGGGCAAAGGTTTGAGATCAGGAAGTGGGCGGGGTACCTGGGAGTCCCTCTCCATTCAAGGTCCTGCAGCTGTGTCACAGGGTGCTGAGATACCTGCTGGAATGATCTGGTTCTGGGCCTCAGGGACCTGTCTGCAACCCAAGTAAGAAAAAATGGGCCCACACGTGTCCCAGCACCCAGCCCTGGGAAGCAGAaatctcttcttccccaccaggCATCCCACAGCTCACCCGGGAAGGGCCCAGCTTGGCAGGGAAAGGAGTGCTGACTGGAACCCTCGATCCAGCAGGGTTTCCTGCCTCGGCTGCAGGAGGGTGGGCAGAACCGGGCCCCTCAGCCTGGTGAGGGGCATCAGGATGCCCGTAAGAGTCAGGCTGCAGCAGGGGCCTGACTGGGGGTTCTTGCAGTCCTTCTCAAGGTCAGGGCTCCCATTTGCTGGCTGGACCCATACACTCATTCTTGACTCCCACcctaggaggaggaggaagaggacagtGGCCTgaggcccagccccagcccaggctcTGGTGTCCCGCTGCCCACCTGGCCTACACACACGCTGCCTGATAGGCCCCAGGCCCGGCAGCTGCAGAGCTGCCAGGGCCGGCCCAGTGGCGTGTGCTCCGACAGTGCCATTGTGCACCAGGAGATCGTGGGCAAGGACAAGCTCTTCCAGGGTGCCTTCCTGGGCAGCGAGACCCGCAATATGGAGTTCAAGCGGGGTAGCGGCGAGTACCTCAGCCTGGCCTTCAAGCACCACGTGCGGCGCTACGTGTGCGCCTTCCTCAACAGCGAGGGCGGCAGCCTGCTCGTGGGAGTAGGGGACAGCGGCCTGGTGCAGGGCATCCGCTGCAGCCACCGTGACGAGGACCGCGCACGCCTGCTGGTGGACTCCATCCTGCAGGGCTTCAAGCCTCAGATCTTTCCCGATGCCTACACTCTCACCTTCATCCCTGTGATCAGTACCTCGGAGACCAGCGGCCCCCTCAAGGTGAGCCTGCAGGACAGGAGGGCCTCTAGGCCTGTCTGTCATCTGTCATCACTCAATAAGACGATGGCCTGCGCTCCTGCCAGGCAGTGCTGGGGCAGGGACGGGACTGGGGGCCACAGGAGAAGAGGCTGGGGATGGCCCCTGTGCCAGCCCTGCTGGCCTGCCCTAAGGAATCAGCGAGCAATGCTGAGCGGCCTGGCAGGATGGGGGCTGCCGACCGTGAGGGGCGCCTCCAGAGCTGCTGTTGCCCCTACCAAGGTGATCCGCCTGACCGTGCACACCCCCAAGGCCCAGAGCCAGCCGCAACTCTACCAGACAGACCAGGGGGAGGTGTTTCTGCGGCGCGACGGGAGCATCCAGGGCCCGCTGTCCGCCAGCGCCATCCAGGAGTGGTGCAGGCAGGTACGGAAGCTGAGGccagtgggtggggtggggcggaGCTGACCCCAGGCCCCTTCAGCCACCCACTGAGCAGCCCAGGGCAAGAGACCATGGTTCCCTGGGCCCTGCATCACCCCGTTTAACCCATGGAGTTGGAATAAAATCACACCACATCCCATACTCCACGGGTAGGTGGCTGGTGGGAAGCAAGAGGCCCAAGCcctctccttttaaaaatctatgcagtggccgggcacggtggctcacgcctgtaatcccagcactttgggagcgaGGTgaacagatcacaaggtcaggagtttgagaccagcctggccaatatgatgaaccctcggctgtactaaaaatacaaaaattagctgggcatggtggcaggcgcctgtagttccaaatattcgagaggctgaggcaggagaatcaatcgaatctgggaggcagaggttgcagtgaaccgagatcgtgccactgcactccagcctgggcgacagagcgagactccgtctcaaaaaaaaaaaaaaaaaaaaaaatctatgcagtATCCCCCTTTCAGGGATGCCTGAAACCCCTCACCCTCTACTTGGGCAGTTAACGCACTCGATCTTGAGTGAGGGAGCAGGGAGACTGGAATGTTGAGATGTCACCAGAAAACCCCAAGGACTATACACTGCATTTTAGGGGAGGCCCTAAAGCGGCAGGGCGGGCAGGACACAGTCCCAAGGAAGAGCTTTTTCAAGAGGGAAACGAGGGAGAATGGAGGACAAGGGACCAACAGTGAGGAGGGACATGGCCTGCCCAGCATGGAGGAGGCTCCCTTCCATGGTTGGCAGCCGGCAGCTTCCCTCAGACTGACATGGTTGAAGGTGGCAGCAGGCCGAGGGGCCTGACTTTTCCCCTAGCTGAGAAAGCTCCCAGGCTCCCGGGCTTGCCT of the Symphalangus syndactylus isolate Jambi chromosome 12, NHGRI_mSymSyn1-v2.1_pri, whole genome shotgun sequence genome contains:
- the SLFNL1 gene encoding schlafen-like protein 1 isoform X1 codes for the protein MIPMKRSVQTQVSEPFMESWGEESLPELPAEQSLTEHSDLEEAPSAHTLYVGHLNPQFSVPVLACLLRDTLERLEMPVAREHIEVVRRRRKAYALVQVTARRDTLASLPWRLQTALEEHLILKELAARGKELLLSEAQGPFSHREEEEEEDSGLRPSPSPGSGVPLPTWPTHTLPDRPQARQLQSCQGRPSGVCSDSAIVHQEIVGKDKLFQGAFLGSETRNMEFKRGSGEYLSLAFKHHVRRYVCAFLNSEGGSLLVGVGDSGLVQGIRCSHRDEDRARLLVDSILQGFKPQIFPDAYTLTFIPVISTSETSGPLKVIRLTVHTPKAQSQPQLYQTDQGEVFLRRDGSIQGPLSASAIQEWCRQFGPRWRMDRPKTRRAWPHAFPTSPQRWLVELGKLEERVEALTMEKEKLQQQLQQHGPVSCTCCVL
- the SLFNL1 gene encoding schlafen-like protein 1 isoform X4; amino-acid sequence: MPVAREHIEVVRRRRKAYALVQVTARRDTLASLPWRLQTALEEHLILKELAARGKELLLSEAQGPFSHREEEEEEDSGLRPSPSPGSGVPLPTWPTHTLPDRPQARQLQSCQGRPSGVCSDSAIVHQEIVGKDKLFQGAFLGSETRNMEFKRGSGEYLSLAFKHHVRRYVCAFLNSEGGSLLVGVGDSGLVQGIRCSHRDEDRARLLVDSILQGFKPQIFPDAYTLTFIPVISTSETSGPLKVIRLTVHTPKAQSQPQLYQTDQGEVFLRRDGSIQGPLSASAIQEWCRQFGPRWRMDRPKTRRAWPHAFPTSPQRWLVELGKLEERVEALTMEKEKLQQQLQQHGPVSCTCCVL
- the SLFNL1 gene encoding schlafen-like protein 1 isoform X3 — protein: MIPMKRSVQTQVSEPFMESWGEESLPELPAEQSLTEHSDLEEAPSAHTLYVGHLNPQFSVPVLACLLRDTLERLEMPVAREHIEVVRRRRKAYALVQVTARRDTLASLPWRLQTALEEHLILKELAARGKELLLSEAQGPFSHREEREEEEEDSGLRPSPSPGSGVPLPTWPTHTLPDRPQARQLQSCQGRPSGVCSDSAIVHQEIVGKDKLFQGAFLGSETRNMEFKRGSGEYLSLAFKHHVRRYVCAFLNSEGGSLLVGVGDSGLVQGIRCSHRDEDRARLLVDSILQGFKPQIFPDAYTLTFIPVISTSETSGPLKVIRLTVHTPKAQSQPQLYQTDQGEVFLRRDGSIQGPLSASAIQEWCRQRWLVELGKLEERVEALTMEKEKLQQQLQQHGPVSCTCCVL
- the SLFNL1 gene encoding schlafen-like protein 1 isoform X2, which produces MIPMKRSVQTQVSEPFMESWGEESLPELPAEQSLTEHSDLEEAPSAHTLYVGHLNPQFSVPVLACLLRDTLERLEMPVAREHIEVVRRRRKAYALVQVTARRDTLASLPWRLQTALEEHLILKELAARGKELLLSEAQGPFSHREEEEEEDSGLRPSPSPGSGVPLPTWPTHTLPDRPQARQLQSCQGRPSGVCSDSAIVHQEIVGKDKLFQGAFLGSETRNMEFKRGSGEYLSLAFKHHVRRYVCAFLNSEGGSLLVGVGDSGLVQGIRCSHRDEDRARLLVDSILQGFKPQIFPDAYTLTFIPVISTSETSGPLKVIRLTVHTPKAQSQPQLYQTDQGEVFLRRDGSIQGPLSASAIQEWCRQRWLVELGKLEERVEALTMEKEKLQQQLQQHGPVSCTCCVL